The proteins below are encoded in one region of Cololabis saira isolate AMF1-May2022 chromosome 11, fColSai1.1, whole genome shotgun sequence:
- the wu:fi75a02 gene encoding uncharacterized protein wu:fi75a02 codes for MLSRPLMLIETDDGARGRAVVSPPPPVPLAGEEEPPAGVFSPPPPPLPVLPASFFAPLPPTAPPHPPPCCSCTSLLPRLLSAHRMEVRRLLRGALASLGRRLDYLERRSGRRRGRKNRKTRSSEETSPAFTTSSPVTSPPPVLHNPCSSSSVEEDPSSAVSQSDERTRSPEEEVNQRKRRKKDHEELIFSTNDAEDEEKEEKEEEEERRFVGRMEVSCRGGRPEEEVPLTLYNYSDRKRRRRESEGHIQSEKAVSVVTRKNGYRSHQALHMVHSAYSGQPISQSEVFTFFSSQCRFSDIIPPLPPNHSISHLWLKNAPSYSFSPGPMLRLSLAAVETILEQVRGAGCWSPLRPLRDWTAPPSLGSDHCYVRSPTPSIAFSSRRQLKQRANHSARGLYPPRRRALPLPVCSANRLSAPLPANQSAASSQFLNSNGELGKRVSQIRIRRAPPREMPLTPMGLPKAKRLKKKEFSLEEIYTNKNYRSPTSNRSLETIFEEPREKDGALLLIGQQKRRRLLLFPDFTQPRKRKKPQGPGFPITMIPRKRAAARRHIHGHGLDDDSDLDVMLVERLSALEDFLMRQGLDE; via the exons ATGCTATCTCGACCACTGATGCTGATAGAGACTGATGATGGGGCGCGTGGCCGGGCCGTGGTGTCTCCGCCCCCTCCTGTCCCGTTGGCGGGTGAGGAGGAGCCTCCTGCAG GagttttctctcctcctcctcctcctcttcctgttctgCCTGCCTCCTTTTTTGCTCCCCTGCCTCCCACGGCCCCTCCTCATCCCCCTCCGTGCTGCTCCTGCACCTCCCTCCTGCCCCGCCTGCTTTCGGCTCACCGGATGGAGGTGCGGCGCCTGCTGCGCGGAGCCCTCGCCTCCCTCGGACGTCGTCTGGACTATTTGGAGAGGAGGagcgggaggaggagggggaggaagaaCCGGAAGACCCGGAGCTCAGAAGAAA CTTCACCTGCCTTCACCACCTCCTCTCCCGTGACTAGCCCACCCCCTGTTTTACACAACCCCTGCTCCTCATCATCAGTAGAGGAGGACCCTTCGTCCGCTGTCAGCCAATCAGATGAGAGGACGAGGAGCCCGGAGGAGGAGGTTAatcagaggaagaggaggaagaaggacCACGAAGAATTAATATTTTCTACAAATGACGCAGAAGatgaggaaaaggaggaaaaagaggaagaagaggagaggaggtttGTCGGAAGGATGGAAGTCTCTTGCAGAGGAGGACGGCCAGAGGAAGAGGTCCCGCTCACGCTATACAACTACAGTGACAGAAAACGCAGAAGAAGAGAGAGTGAAGGACACATCCAATCAGAGAAGGCAGTCAGTGTGGTCACCAGAAAGAACGGATACAG ATCCCATCAGGCCTTGCATATGGTCCACTCAGCTTACAGTGGTCAGcccatcagccaatcagaagtctTCACGTTCTTTTCCAGCCAGTGCCGTTTTTCTGACATCAtccctcccctcccccccaaCCACAGTATTTCCCATCTGTGGCTCAAAAACGCTCCCTCTTACTCATTCAGCCCCGGCCCTATGTTGCGCCTGTCCCTGGCTGCTGTGGAGACGATACTGGAACAGGTGAGGGGCGCAGGTTGTTGGAGTCCCCTGCGACCCCTGAGAGACTGGACAGCCCCGCCCAGCTTAGGCAGCGACCACTG TTACGTACGAAGTCCAACACCCAG CATTGCCTTTTCCTCCCGGAGACAGCTGAAGCAGCGAGCCAATCACAGTGCTCGAGGCCTGTACCCGCCCCGGAGAAGGGCGCTCCCCCTCCCCGTGTGTTCGGCCAATCGGCTGTCGGCTCCGCTCCCTGCGAACCAATCTGCAGCGAGCTCACAGTTTCTGAACTCTAATGGAGAG CTTGGTAAACGCGTGTCACAGATCCGAATACGGCGTGCACCGCCTCGAGAAATGCCACTTACACCGATGGGGCTGCCGAAAGCCAAAAG GTTGAAAAAGAAGGAATTCAGTCTGGAGGAGATTTACACCAACAAGAACTACAGATCCCCCACCTCCAACAG GAGCTTGGAGACCATCTTTGAGGAGCCACGAGAGAAGGATGGAGCGCTCCTCCTGATTGGCCAGCAGAAGAGACGCAGGCTCTTGCTCTTCCCTGACTTCACCCAGCCCAGAAAGAGGAAGAAGCCACAAG